GCGAGCATCAAAGCAGCGAGGAGCGCCAGACTCGGGGCCCTCAAACCCCAGGGGTGCTTGGCGAGGTGAGCGAGAACGGTAGAATGTGGCGAGCAGCTCGGGGGTGTTTTCATTGACAGAAACACCATCCCAGAGCTGCTCTAGCCTTTTATCCCGCCCCAAATTGTCCTCTACTCAGGTTGATGGGACTCAGAAGCCTGATTCCTTCTGCGCCACTCATTTCATTTTTCAACCACTATTCACGGTTGGTCACAAAGTGAGTTAAGTGCCGCCTTGTATCACAGGTGCAAATCCATAGACCAGACCAACGCAGAGCAACCCAGCAATTAAACAGACTAGAACCTTTTCCCAAGGAACTGGCTCAATAGGTATTTGGTTAGTTCTACTCATAGTTACCATTGGATTTAAGGGATTCTCCCGAATCTGACCCAGCACAAACACTCCGGAAATCAGGAACATTGCTAAAGCAGCCCAATTAAGGCCTTCATAGGCTGCTTTTAGCGTATGACCTCCCCGTAAATAACCGAGGACAAGCCCTACCACTGCAGCACTCAGACCTAAGGCGACACCACGTTTCAGGAAACGTTTTAAAAGTATCCACTGTGTCTTAGGCATATATTTAAGCTTACGCTTCTGATATCGGGTTGAAGTGCAACTGGCCTTACTATATTTTTACGGCTCTTCCGGTAATTTTATGCGGATTTTGAATCCTATATCCCAAGCGGCAGACAAGCCATTCGGCAAAGCATAGGCGGATACGTTCAGAGTGATCTCCGGCATGTTGTTAGTGTAAATCCTCTAAGTAGGAGACATTTTGCCGACACAGGCTAGTGGGCTGATTCAGAAGAACGCTGGGATGAGCGGGCGTAGACTGATGATGGAGGTGGCAGATGCATCGCGGCCGTCAACCTCTCGTTCCCATCTTGAGCGACGGCGAGCGCCGAGTCTTAAACGGCTTGGTCCGACGTCGCCAAACCCCGAGGGGTTTGGCGACCCGTGCGAAGGTGATGCTGCTGAGCGCAGATCATCCGGAATGGACGCTCGCGGAGATCGGTGCGTACGTCGGCTTGTGTGATGACACGGTCGGCACCTGGCGCAAACGCTTCATAGCCCAGCGGTTGGAAGGGTTGAGTGACGCGCCCAAATCGGGCGCGCTACGAACGATCCAGGATGCGGCCACCCTACGGGTCGTCCATCTCACGCTGGACACCTTGCCGGAGGGCGAAACCCACTGGAGTACCCGCAACATGGCTCAGGTCAGTGGGATGACACAACGTGCGGTGCATCGAATCTGGCGGGCCTTCGGGCTAAGACCCCACTTGGTGTCGTCGTTCACGCTCTCAAATGATCCGCTGCTGATCGAACAGGTTCGGGACATTGTTGGGTTGTATCTTGCGCCACCCGACCGAGCGCTGGTGCTGTGTATCGATGAGAAGCCGCAGATCCAAGCACTCGAGCGCGGCAGCGCCACCGTTCCAATGCTGCCAGGACAGCCTGAGGCGACGGGGCCGACGTATGTACGTCATGGCACCACACCCCTCATTGCGGCCTTGAATGCGAACGTCGAAATTGTGATTGGGCAGTGTTATCCGCAGCATTGGGCCGAAGAGTTTCGAGCATTTCTTGATCTGATGCATGCTCAAGTCCCTGTGGGACTTGAGGTCCATGTCATCCTGGACAACGACATTACCCATAAAACCAAGACCATCCAGAACAGGTTGCTGGCGCATCCGAACGTACATTTCCATTTCACGCCAACCAGCGGCTCCTGGCTCAATCTGGTGGAGTCGTGATTTGCCCTGCTGAGCCGCAAGCGTCTTCAGCGGGGCAACTTCACCTCGAAAGATGAGCTAGAGCAGGCCATCAAGGCCTTCATTTCCCAGACGAACGACGTACCGAAGCCCTTTGGATGGACCCGATCCGCCGATGACATCTTGGCCAACATCAAGCGCTTCTGTGAGCGCCATCTCCCCCCAGACAATTCCCAGCGTTCTTCTGAATCAGACCACTAGTCTATGTTAAATTACATTAATTGCTTATTGTATCATCAAAGACCTTAGGCTTTAAATGATTCAGCTTGAGCTGAAAACATTGCAAAATACTTGCCTTTCATGCCCAATAGGCTTTCATGAGTTCCATCTTCCACTATTTTGCCGCCTTCTAAAACGATTATCCTATCAGACATCTTTACGGTGTTAAACCTATGGGTGATTAATATACTAATTTTGTTTCTAGTAATTTCCTTATACTTATTAAACATACTTTCTTCGCTTACTACATCGAGCGAACTACTTGGTTCATCTAGTATTAATATAGGCGAGTTCTGATAAAATACCCTTGCTAAAGCTATACGTTGCCATTGACCGCCCGATAGCTCGAAGCCTTCGTCATCAAATTGACGACCGAGTACAGTCTCCAATTTTTTCGGCAATCTTCCTACAAATTCGGTGGCGTTGGCATTATACATTGATAAATTTAGCATTTCCTCATCAACCATTTTACCAATATCCACCAAGCCTATATTTTCTTTTACCGAAAACTGATATCTAGAATACTCTTGTAAAAGAACAGAATAGAGTTTTCTATACGCACCTAAATTATAACTCTTAATATCCACCCCATCAAGAACTATATGTCCTAACGTAGGATCATACATTCTAGTTAATAGTTTGATAAGGGTGGTTTTACCAGCACCGTTTTCTCCAACAAGAGCAACTGACTGATTTGGTTCAAAAACTATGTTCAAGTCCTCAAATACATATGAATCGGAGTCTGGATATTTAAAATATACGCCCACTAAAGATATACCATTTTGGATGGTTATCGGAACATCTTCACCTTTTTCGGATAAATTTATATTTGGTTTAAGAGATAGAAACCGTCCAACATTACTAAAAAATAAGCTGTTTTCTATATAGTTACCGTAGTTAACCATTATTGACATTAATTGTGACCTCAAAAGGCTGATAGTGCCAAGTATCAGAGAAAACTCACCCAATGAAATCCTATTTGCATATAAATAATTCACAGATATTGTAAATACGGCCACTTGTCCTAGAGTCGAATAAAGGTCTCCCAAAAAAATCTTATTTGCTTTGTTTGCCGTAGCTAATATTCTCTTATCCATTACTTCTTTTGAATGTTTATTCCGTCTATCTATTAATATTTTTCCAATATTAAGAAGTCGGATATCCATAGCATTTTCCACAGATGTGAGTAGTCTTTCGTAGTAAAATCCCTGTCTGCCGTCCCGTGTAGAAAAGTCATAGTACATAAATGTATTAGATCCATATCTGTTAGCAAATAATACCATTGGCAAAATACTTAACACAATTACTGCTAGAATTAACGGCTGAAACGCCAATATAGCTATAAAACTTACGACGATCACCGCTCCCTGTATCAGTTCAATAATATTATATATTATAGATGTAGGTCGGAATGTTAAATCCTGTTGAGCTTTTACGA
The Deinococcus ruber DNA segment above includes these coding regions:
- a CDS encoding IS630 family transposase; protein product: MATRAKVMLLSADHPEWTLAEIGAYVGLCDDTVGTWRKRFIAQRLEGLSDAPKSGALRTIQDAATLRVVHLTLDTLPEGETHWSTRNMAQVSGMTQRAVHRIWRAFGLRPHLVSSFTLSNDPLLIEQVRDIVGLYLAPPDRALVLCIDEKPQIQALERGSATVPMLPGQPEATGPTYVRHGTTPLIAALNANVEIVIGQCYPQHWAEEFRAFLDLMHAQVPVGLEVHVILDNDITHKTKTIQNRLLAHPNVHFHFTPTSGSWLNLVES
- a CDS encoding ABC transporter ATP-binding protein, with the translated sequence MSQAYTLDLSFFESAQNYDLLVKAQQDLTFRPTSIIYNIIELIQGAVIVVSFIAILAFQPLILAVIVLSILPMVLFANRYGSNTFMYYDFSTRDGRQGFYYERLLTSVENAMDIRLLNIGKILIDRRNKHSKEVMDKRILATANKANKIFLGDLYSTLGQVAVFTISVNYLYANRISLGEFSLILGTISLLRSQLMSIMVNYGNYIENSLFFSNVGRFLSLKPNINLSEKGEDVPITIQNGISLVGVYFKYPDSDSYVFEDLNIVFEPNQSVALVGENGAGKTTLIKLLTRMYDPTLGHIVLDGVDIKSYNLGAYRKLYSVLLQEYSRYQFSVKENIGLVDIGKMVDEEMLNLSMYNANATEFVGRLPKKLETVLGRQFDDEGFELSGGQWQRIALARVFYQNSPILILDEPSSSLDVVSEESMFNKYKEITRNKISILITHRFNTVKMSDRIIVLEGGKIVEDGTHESLLGMKGKYFAMFSAQAESFKA